From a region of the Patescibacteria group bacterium genome:
- a CDS encoding sigma-70 family RNA polymerase sigma factor: protein MLKNGDHESKTDEELVALTLENQGYFLYLIKRYEKKLLNYIIRISGVSKEEAEDILQETFIKIYQNLNDFDTSLKFSSWAYRIAHNQTISNHRKNKARPQNIFLDPENDFLENLASDLDLKQEIDLDFLKKNINEILARIDEKYREILVLKFLEQKSYKEISDILKKPMGTVATLINRAKEQFREVAEKVNIQLR, encoded by the coding sequence ATGCTAAAAAATGGAGACCACGAAAGCAAAACTGACGAAGAATTGGTAGCTTTGACTTTAGAAAATCAGGGTTATTTTTTATATTTAATCAAAAGATACGAAAAAAAACTGTTAAATTATATTATTAGAATTTCCGGGGTTAGCAAAGAAGAGGCCGAAGATATTCTGCAGGAAACATTTATAAAAATTTATCAAAATTTAAATGATTTTGATACGAGCTTAAAATTTTCCTCCTGGGCCTATCGCATTGCTCATAATCAGACAATTAGCAATCACCGTAAAAATAAAGCCCGACCCCAAAACATTTTTTTAGACCCTGAAAATGATTTTCTGGAAAACCTGGCTTCGGACTTGGATTTGAAACAAGAGATTGACTTAGACTTCTTAAAAAAGAACATCAACGAAATCTTAGCAAGGATAGATGAAAAATACCGTGAAATTCTTGTTCTAAAATTTTTGGAACAAAAAAGTTATAAAGAAATATCAGATATTTTAAAAAAACCAATGGGTACAGTAGCAACCCTAATTAATCGAGCTAAGGAACAGTTTAGGGAGGTGGCGGAGAAAGTGAATATTCAACTTAGATAA